In one Paraburkholderia megapolitana genomic region, the following are encoded:
- a CDS encoding type II toxin-antitoxin system HipA family toxin, translating to MGRKSRSRALSIWANGQHVGTWRIPTRGDMELHYEAAWKVSAEGRPLSLSLPFGLGDTLLKGDRVRNYFDNLLPDSQAIRRRLAARFKTETVEAFDLLQAIGRDCVGAVQLLDEDQAPENVERIEGTPLSDADIARLLDETTGPAIGAGDDDDFRISIAGAQEKTALLFHKGRWMRPHGATPTTHILKLPLGLVGNKRADLSTSVENEWLCLAILRAYGLPVPDSEILRFGAHKVLSVTRFDRILHPRRQRLLRLPQEDFCQVLGIAPHLKYEADGGPGMRDIAAILRQSTEARTDIETLLAAQILFWMLAAPDGHAKNFSLHLLPGGRFRMTPLYDVMSIWPVEGSGANQWSWHKAKLAMAVAGKNRHYLMRNVMRRHFNAMAPLCYYGPNAEPIIERLLEATPTVIESVSSALPESFPRRVADRILGGLQESAKRLAGMPEV from the coding sequence ATGGGTCGCAAATCCCGCTCACGAGCACTATCGATCTGGGCCAATGGCCAGCATGTCGGCACATGGCGTATTCCGACGCGCGGCGACATGGAACTGCACTACGAAGCCGCGTGGAAGGTTTCCGCCGAGGGGCGGCCGCTTTCGCTGTCGTTGCCGTTCGGTCTCGGCGACACGCTGCTCAAGGGCGACCGCGTGCGCAACTACTTCGACAATCTGTTGCCCGACAGCCAGGCGATCCGCCGCCGGCTCGCCGCACGTTTCAAAACCGAAACCGTCGAGGCCTTCGACCTGTTGCAGGCAATCGGTCGCGATTGCGTCGGGGCGGTGCAATTGCTGGACGAGGACCAGGCACCGGAGAATGTCGAGCGCATCGAAGGCACACCGCTGTCGGACGCGGACATTGCTCGCCTGCTCGATGAAACGACCGGCCCGGCCATCGGTGCGGGGGACGACGACGATTTTCGCATCTCGATCGCCGGCGCCCAGGAAAAGACCGCGCTCCTGTTTCACAAGGGGCGGTGGATGCGCCCGCATGGCGCGACACCCACGACGCATATCCTCAAGCTGCCACTCGGTCTGGTTGGCAACAAGCGGGCCGATCTGAGTACGTCGGTTGAAAACGAGTGGTTGTGTCTGGCAATTTTGCGCGCTTACGGACTGCCTGTGCCGGACAGCGAGATTCTGCGGTTCGGTGCGCACAAGGTGCTGTCGGTGACGCGCTTCGACCGCATCCTGCATCCACGCAGGCAGCGTCTGCTGCGGTTGCCGCAGGAGGATTTCTGTCAGGTGCTCGGTATCGCGCCGCACCTGAAGTACGAAGCGGACGGCGGCCCCGGCATGCGTGATATCGCCGCGATCTTGCGCCAGTCGACTGAGGCACGCACCGACATCGAGACCTTGCTCGCCGCGCAGATTCTGTTCTGGATGCTCGCGGCGCCGGACGGTCACGCGAAGAATTTCAGCCTGCATCTGCTGCCCGGCGGCCGCTTCCGGATGACGCCGCTCTACGATGTGATGTCGATCTGGCCCGTGGAAGGCAGCGGCGCGAACCAGTGGTCCTGGCATAAGGCGAAGCTCGCGATGGCCGTCGCGGGCAAGAACCGGCATTACCTGATGCGCAACGTGATGCGCCGCCATTTCAACGCGATGGCGCCGCTTTGCTACTACGGTCCGAACGCGGAGCCGATCATCGAGCGCTTGCTCGAAGCGACGCCGACGGTGATTGAAAGCGTCTCGTCAGCGCTGCCTGAAAGCTTTCCGCGGAGAGTGGCGGACCGTATTCTCGGCGGCCTGCAGGAGTCGGCTAAACGGCTCGCCGGGATGCCCGAAGTTTGA
- a CDS encoding helix-turn-helix domain-containing protein — MKLIVSTPAQLGEILSSARKALGLTQAEAASRVGIGQPRLSLLETTSTATITLNQMLALTALYDLELCVQSKDEGSVGSAQAQW; from the coding sequence ATGAAACTCATTGTCAGCACGCCGGCGCAACTGGGCGAAATTCTTTCGTCGGCAAGAAAGGCGCTAGGGCTTACCCAGGCCGAAGCGGCGTCGCGGGTCGGCATCGGGCAACCGCGGCTCTCGCTGCTCGAAACGACCAGTACGGCCACGATTACGCTGAACCAGATGCTCGCGTTGACGGCACTCTACGACCTCGAGCTGTGCGTGCAATCGAAAGACGAGGGCAGCGTTGGTAGCGCCCAGGCGCAGTGGTGA
- a CDS encoding TIGR01777 family oxidoreductase, protein MSPTGSPLHSLVLTLLVVQGLMGAFDTVWHHELRCALPQQRGAAPELRLHAIRAALYGVLFIGLAWFVWGGLWLIPLWSLVAIEILLTLRDFVVEDETRSLPASERVTHTLLAINGGVIFGLLAWHSQIWWHLPSGLHPDVHGWRSWALSVLAVGVWISALRDALASRALAARHARADATPHFDFAGPPADRRAQSFLLTGATGFIGEALVRALLADGHRVTIWARKPRHAALQFDGRVACVGSLAELDAATRFDVVINLAGAPILGPRWSAARKRGLMESRTGTTRALTAWLALATHRPRLLINGSAVGYYGTQPDDDLSARTETSLPQAVFTSQLCYEWEREAQAVKALGIPLAILRLGVVYGYRGALPSLLIPVRLGIGGPMGSGRQAQSWIHLDDVLGVIAWLCRNAEAETAEPVAIYNLVAPETPTQVSLVRAAARLLRRPTWLPTPAWPLRVMLGEQATLLLDGLRAVPARLQKEGYVFRFPTLQLALEDLLGQPKGHHERH, encoded by the coding sequence ATGAGTCCAACCGGCAGCCCCCTCCATAGCCTCGTGCTCACCCTGCTCGTCGTGCAGGGTTTGATGGGCGCATTCGACACCGTCTGGCACCACGAATTGCGCTGCGCATTGCCGCAGCAGCGCGGTGCGGCGCCGGAATTGCGCCTGCATGCAATTCGCGCCGCCCTCTACGGTGTGCTGTTCATCGGCCTTGCCTGGTTTGTCTGGGGTGGCCTGTGGCTGATTCCGCTCTGGAGCCTCGTCGCGATCGAAATACTGCTGACGCTGCGCGACTTTGTCGTCGAAGACGAAACCCGCAGCCTGCCCGCCAGCGAGCGCGTCACACACACGCTGCTCGCCATTAACGGCGGGGTGATCTTCGGTCTGCTGGCCTGGCACTCGCAGATCTGGTGGCATCTACCTTCGGGCTTGCACCCCGACGTGCACGGATGGCGCAGCTGGGCGCTCAGCGTGCTCGCTGTCGGCGTGTGGATCTCCGCGCTTCGCGATGCGCTGGCAAGCCGTGCGCTTGCGGCTCGTCATGCGCGAGCCGACGCCACGCCGCACTTCGATTTCGCCGGCCCGCCGGCGGACCGCCGCGCTCAATCGTTCCTGCTGACCGGCGCAACCGGCTTCATCGGCGAGGCGCTGGTCCGCGCACTACTCGCAGATGGACATCGCGTCACGATCTGGGCGCGCAAACCGCGTCACGCAGCGCTGCAATTCGACGGCCGGGTGGCCTGCGTCGGCTCGCTCGCCGAACTCGACGCGGCCACCCGCTTCGACGTCGTGATCAACCTGGCAGGCGCTCCCATCCTCGGGCCGCGCTGGAGCGCGGCACGCAAGCGCGGCCTGATGGAGAGCCGCACCGGTACCACCCGCGCGCTGACGGCATGGCTCGCGCTGGCTACGCATCGGCCGCGCTTGCTGATCAACGGTTCTGCCGTCGGCTACTACGGCACGCAGCCCGACGACGACCTGAGTGCGCGCACCGAAACGAGCCTTCCGCAAGCAGTGTTCACCTCGCAACTGTGCTACGAATGGGAACGCGAAGCGCAAGCGGTCAAGGCACTCGGCATTCCGCTCGCGATCCTGCGCCTCGGCGTGGTGTACGGCTATCGCGGCGCCCTGCCTTCGCTGCTGATTCCGGTGCGGCTCGGCATCGGCGGTCCGATGGGCAGCGGCCGCCAGGCACAAAGCTGGATTCATCTCGACGATGTTCTCGGTGTTATCGCGTGGCTGTGCAGGAACGCCGAAGCGGAAACTGCCGAGCCGGTTGCAATCTACAACCTGGTGGCGCCCGAAACACCGACTCAGGTCAGCCTGGTGCGCGCCGCCGCACGCCTCCTGCGCCGCCCCACGTGGCTGCCGACACCCGCCTGGCCGTTGCGCGTCATGCTCGGCGAACAGGCGACGCTGCTGCTCGATGGCCTGCGCGCGGTGCCGGCCCGCTTGCAGAAGGAAGGCTACGTCTTCCGTTTTCCGACGCTGCAACTCGCACTCGAAGATCTGCTTGGTCAACCGAAGGGACATCATGAACGCCACTAG
- a CDS encoding DUF4166 domain-containing protein, protein MNATSLTLAQQTHDSSGLYETILGPTFARMPPVLQRVHCASGVRLKGTLRVRWSASPWLRTLLRFSALPRRSDAAPCEVAITPQAGSERWQRNIGGKRLVSRLGNARSSLVIERMGLLVLHLETSLDASGRIRQVSRRVTLAGMPLPGLRVFAIERAIDSERFRCDVRIRVARLGYLLRYDGILAIDERDLSPEYSS, encoded by the coding sequence ATGAACGCCACTAGCCTCACGCTCGCCCAACAAACCCACGATTCGTCCGGCCTGTACGAAACGATCCTGGGGCCCACCTTCGCCCGCATGCCGCCGGTTTTGCAACGCGTGCATTGTGCGTCCGGTGTTCGTCTGAAGGGAACGCTGCGGGTTCGCTGGAGTGCGTCGCCCTGGCTGCGTACGTTGTTGCGCTTTTCGGCGCTGCCACGTCGTTCGGATGCAGCGCCCTGCGAAGTCGCGATTACGCCGCAAGCCGGCAGCGAGCGCTGGCAGCGCAACATCGGTGGCAAGCGGCTTGTCAGCCGGCTGGGCAACGCTCGCAGTTCGCTCGTGATAGAGCGCATGGGACTGCTGGTGCTGCATCTGGAAACCTCGCTCGATGCGTCTGGGCGGATACGTCAGGTCAGTCGTCGCGTTACGCTGGCCGGCATGCCGTTGCCGGGCTTGCGTGTTTTCGCCATCGAACGCGCCATCGACAGTGAACGCTTTCGCTGCGATGTCCGCATCCGGGTTGCCCGCCTCGGTTATCTGCTGCGTTACGACGGCATACTCGCGATCGACGAACGCGATCTTTCTCCGGAGTATTCATCGTGA
- a CDS encoding alkyl hydroperoxide reductase, which yields MNDLLRRYTAPAWMTLALRLAALYNLAYAVALSLWPAQIFNWLAMPATPDAIVRCIGMMVGVYALAYWIAAQDLLRYWPLVVVGLVGKTLGPAGFFYGALTGVFEWRSGWFVAFSDLAWWVPFWAMTLFALKHRDTWTNAQPVTT from the coding sequence GTGAACGATCTGCTACGCCGTTACACGGCTCCAGCATGGATGACCCTAGCGCTGCGGCTCGCCGCGCTCTACAACCTCGCCTATGCAGTCGCGCTCAGCCTATGGCCCGCACAGATCTTCAACTGGCTCGCGATGCCGGCCACTCCGGACGCAATCGTCCGCTGCATCGGCATGATGGTCGGCGTCTATGCGCTCGCTTACTGGATCGCCGCGCAGGATCTGTTGCGTTACTGGCCGCTGGTCGTCGTGGGCCTCGTCGGCAAGACGCTGGGCCCCGCGGGGTTCTTCTATGGCGCGCTGACGGGCGTGTTCGAATGGAGAAGCGGCTGGTTCGTGGCATTCAGCGACCTCGCGTGGTGGGTTCCATTCTGGGCGATGACGCTGTTCGCGCTGAAGCATCGCGACACGTGGACGAACGCACAACCAGTCACAACGTGA
- a CDS encoding 1-aminocyclopropane-1-carboxylate deaminase — translation MNLKRFSRYPLTFGPTPIQPLPRLSEHLGGKVQLYAKREDCNSGLAFGGNKTRKLEYLIPEALAQGCDTLVSIGGIQSNQTRQVAAVAAHLGMKCVLVQENWVNYSDAVYDRVGNIQMSRIMGADVRLVPDGFDIGFRKSWEEALQSVRDAGGKPYAIPAGCSDHPLGGLGFVGFAEEVRQQEAELGFRFDYIVVCSVTGSTQAGMVVGFAADGRADRVIGIDASAKPEQTREQILRIARNTAEQVDLGRDIVAQDVVLDVRYGGPEYGLPSEGTLEAIRLCARFEGVLTDPVYEGKSMHGMIDKVRRGEFPEGSKVLYAHLGGVPALSAYSFIFRDG, via the coding sequence ATGAACCTGAAACGCTTCTCCCGCTATCCGCTGACTTTCGGTCCGACGCCGATCCAGCCGCTGCCCCGGCTATCCGAACATCTGGGCGGCAAAGTACAGCTCTATGCGAAGCGCGAGGATTGCAACAGCGGCCTCGCGTTCGGCGGCAACAAGACGCGCAAGCTCGAATACCTGATTCCTGAAGCACTCGCGCAGGGATGCGACACGCTGGTGTCGATAGGCGGCATCCAGTCGAACCAGACCCGCCAGGTCGCGGCAGTCGCCGCGCATCTCGGCATGAAATGCGTGCTCGTGCAGGAGAACTGGGTCAACTATTCGGACGCGGTGTACGACCGGGTCGGCAATATCCAGATGTCGCGCATCATGGGTGCCGACGTGCGGCTCGTGCCGGACGGCTTCGACATCGGGTTTCGCAAGAGCTGGGAAGAGGCGCTGCAGAGTGTGCGCGATGCGGGCGGCAAGCCGTATGCGATTCCGGCCGGTTGCTCGGATCATCCGCTGGGCGGTCTCGGCTTCGTCGGTTTTGCCGAAGAAGTGCGGCAGCAGGAGGCGGAACTGGGGTTCCGTTTCGACTATATCGTCGTGTGCTCGGTGACGGGCAGCACGCAGGCCGGCATGGTGGTCGGCTTTGCCGCGGATGGACGCGCGGACCGCGTGATCGGTATCGACGCCTCCGCGAAACCCGAGCAGACGCGCGAACAGATTCTGCGTATCGCGCGCAACACCGCGGAACAGGTCGATCTGGGTCGCGACATCGTGGCGCAGGATGTGGTGCTCGACGTTCGTTACGGCGGCCCCGAGTACGGTTTGCCGAGTGAAGGGACGCTCGAGGCGATCCGGCTTTGCGCACGCTTCGAAGGCGTATTGACCGATCCCGTCTACGAAGGAAAGTCGATGCACGGAATGATCGACAAGGTGCGCCGCGGTGAATTTCCGGAGGGATCGAAGGTGCTGTATGCGCATCTTGGCGGTGTGCCGGCATTGAGCGCGTATAGCTTCATTTTCCGCGACGGTTAA
- a CDS encoding Lrp/AsnC family transcriptional regulator has protein sequence MCATKFRRLPERTAQAQPALDRIDRAILKQLQQDASISNVNLAARVKLSAPACLRRVERLKEAGLIRRVVALLDPEGLGAGMLVVIGFVLDRSTPESFAAFEKAARKVVGCMECHVVTGEFDYFMLVRTRDSDSFNRLHAEQLLYLPGVRQIRSFMVLKEILSTTEIPL, from the coding sequence ATGTGCGCAACAAAATTTCGCCGCCTTCCCGAACGCACCGCTCAGGCCCAGCCGGCGCTCGACCGGATCGACCGTGCGATTCTCAAGCAGTTGCAGCAGGACGCATCGATCTCGAACGTGAACCTCGCCGCGCGCGTCAAGCTGAGCGCGCCCGCATGCCTGCGGCGCGTCGAACGGCTGAAGGAAGCAGGATTGATACGCCGGGTCGTCGCGCTGCTCGATCCGGAGGGACTCGGTGCGGGAATGCTCGTCGTGATCGGCTTCGTGCTCGACCGCTCGACGCCGGAGTCGTTTGCCGCGTTCGAGAAAGCGGCGCGCAAGGTGGTGGGTTGTATGGAGTGCCACGTCGTAACCGGCGAATTCGATTACTTCATGCTGGTGCGCACCCGCGACAGCGACAGCTTCAACCGGCTGCACGCGGAACAACTGCTGTATCTGCCCGGCGTGCGGCAGATCCGCAGCTTCATGGTGTTGAAGGAAATTCTGTCGACGACGGAAATTCCGCTGTAA
- a CDS encoding M1 family metallopeptidase, giving the protein MRINFRLQIQCLAVAGILALNGCGGSDTSPSLSNKAQAGVPGPASGAAVVPPAAPAVANPSISKTVSPVELPDTVTPLNYKLWFRPNPALSSFDGRADVEIKVLKPVNAIVIAGHRIKFVNGKITLQPGNVDLIATPQDDGDHYQLRPVSGQIAAGTYSLHMEWSGIINFKTYDDPVKKTGGSCGDDHYPGCSAAEGVFRVDLKSTDGTTSGAILTQGETDLARQWFPGWDEPAFRPTYEVSAEVPQNWRVVSNAAELPAVNVDSGYKLVSFEKTPPMPSYLLFFGGGQFDVLEDDFTSPLPDGKGLHLRFFTPPGMKDWAKPAMTETKQALDYYYRYTGIPLPLKKFDTIAANDAFKAQKDLNFGGMENWGAILEFADDILPPPGTPMSGYGLVVLTHEASHQWFGDLVTLDWWDDVWLNESFATFFETKTKIRFFPDRFNWVSEVQDKYDVISADLSSSAFPVQPNFNAWASNDFVLNASTFTYSKGGHVLKMLENYLGEDVLRKGLQQYLADYQLGNGTPKRLWDELSGASGQQMGPIGDSFVRQTGVPLVSLDTQCDLTKNQTVVTLKQSPYPNQNQYPGTQWTVPLTLAYGNGLTNRKTIALKDTQMQVRLDGCSAVLADPSGLDYYVTNYGDNAWSQLMTQGSALQDPVLLTNLQMEAALLVKSGLAAPSRATSIGSINPAALAVMRQQFKPVQHVEVPSQQRPMIRFQGQFKLRQKTE; this is encoded by the coding sequence ATGCGTATAAATTTCCGATTGCAGATACAGTGCCTGGCGGTAGCCGGGATACTGGCGTTGAACGGCTGCGGTGGTTCAGACACCTCTCCGTCGCTTTCGAACAAGGCGCAAGCCGGTGTGCCCGGACCCGCGTCCGGCGCCGCGGTCGTGCCGCCGGCCGCACCGGCCGTGGCCAATCCGTCCATCAGCAAGACCGTATCGCCGGTCGAGTTACCGGACACGGTCACGCCGCTCAACTACAAGCTGTGGTTCCGCCCGAACCCGGCGCTGTCTTCGTTCGACGGTCGAGCGGATGTCGAGATCAAGGTGCTCAAGCCGGTCAATGCGATCGTGATCGCGGGGCACCGCATCAAGTTCGTCAACGGCAAGATCACGCTGCAACCGGGCAACGTGGATCTGATCGCGACACCGCAGGACGATGGCGACCACTATCAGTTGCGCCCTGTCAGTGGACAGATCGCGGCCGGTACGTACTCGCTGCATATGGAGTGGTCCGGGATCATCAACTTCAAAACCTACGACGACCCGGTGAAGAAGACCGGCGGTAGTTGCGGCGACGATCACTATCCGGGTTGCTCGGCGGCAGAAGGCGTGTTCCGCGTCGATCTGAAATCGACCGACGGCACCACGAGCGGCGCGATCCTCACGCAAGGCGAAACCGACCTCGCGCGGCAATGGTTCCCCGGCTGGGACGAACCCGCGTTCCGTCCGACCTACGAGGTCAGCGCGGAAGTGCCGCAGAACTGGCGCGTGGTATCGAACGCGGCGGAGCTGCCGGCGGTGAACGTCGACAGCGGCTACAAGCTCGTGTCGTTCGAGAAGACCCCGCCGATGCCGTCGTACCTGCTGTTCTTCGGCGGCGGCCAGTTCGACGTGCTCGAGGACGACTTTACGAGCCCGTTGCCCGACGGCAAGGGTCTGCATCTGCGCTTCTTCACGCCGCCCGGCATGAAGGACTGGGCGAAACCCGCGATGACAGAAACCAAGCAGGCGCTCGACTACTACTATCGCTACACGGGCATCCCGCTGCCGCTCAAGAAGTTCGACACGATCGCTGCGAACGATGCGTTCAAGGCGCAGAAGGATCTGAACTTCGGCGGTATGGAGAACTGGGGGGCGATTCTCGAGTTCGCCGATGACATCCTGCCGCCGCCGGGCACGCCGATGTCCGGCTACGGCCTGGTTGTGTTGACGCATGAAGCATCGCATCAGTGGTTCGGCGATCTCGTCACGCTCGACTGGTGGGATGACGTGTGGCTCAACGAGTCGTTTGCGACGTTCTTCGAAACCAAGACGAAGATCCGCTTCTTCCCGGACCGCTTCAACTGGGTCAGCGAAGTGCAGGACAAGTACGACGTGATCTCCGCGGATCTGAGTTCGTCGGCGTTCCCGGTGCAACCGAACTTCAATGCGTGGGCCTCGAACGACTTCGTGTTGAATGCGAGTACGTTCACGTATAGCAAGGGCGGTCATGTACTGAAGATGCTCGAGAACTACCTCGGCGAAGACGTACTCCGTAAGGGCCTGCAACAGTACCTGGCGGATTATCAACTGGGTAATGGCACGCCGAAGCGTCTGTGGGATGAGCTGTCGGGCGCAAGCGGTCAGCAGATGGGTCCGATCGGCGACAGCTTCGTGCGGCAAACCGGTGTCCCGCTGGTGTCGCTCGACACGCAATGCGATCTGACGAAAAACCAGACCGTCGTGACGTTGAAGCAGTCGCCGTATCCGAACCAGAACCAGTACCCGGGTACGCAGTGGACCGTTCCGCTGACGCTCGCTTACGGCAACGGCCTCACGAACCGCAAGACGATCGCGCTGAAGGACACGCAGATGCAGGTGCGGCTCGACGGTTGTTCCGCGGTGCTGGCCGATCCGAGCGGGCTCGACTACTACGTGACGAATTACGGCGACAATGCGTGGAGCCAGTTGATGACCCAGGGCAGCGCATTGCAGGACCCGGTGTTGTTGACCAACCTGCAGATGGAAGCGGCGCTGCTCGTGAAGTCGGGTCTTGCCGCACCGTCGCGGGCGACGAGTATCGGCTCGATCAATCCGGCGGCGCTTGCTGTGATGCGTCAGCAGTTCAAGCCGGTGCAGCACGTAGAAGTACCGTCGCAACAACGTCCGATGATCCGCTTCCAGGGGCAGTTCAAGCTGCGTCAGAAGACGGAGTAA
- a CDS encoding VOC family protein, with the protein MTLRPETPSGLNHLVLNVRDLDRAHDFWTNYLGFCCTGSWQKTAPDGKPSGRMRFYSGVSEGKLRHHDVGLIEAPSLPDVPLRPQVLHHFAITYPSRESWKRQIEFLVSRGVVPFRQVVRGATHSAHLHDWDGNEIELVYEHPRSEWEHDINAALNHAVVEPVGR; encoded by the coding sequence ATGACGCTTCGGCCTGAAACCCCCAGTGGCCTCAATCACCTCGTCCTGAACGTTCGCGATCTCGATCGTGCTCACGACTTCTGGACCAACTACCTCGGCTTTTGCTGCACCGGCTCGTGGCAAAAAACCGCACCTGACGGCAAGCCTTCTGGTCGCATGCGGTTTTACAGCGGTGTGTCGGAAGGCAAGCTACGCCATCACGACGTCGGTTTGATCGAGGCGCCCTCACTGCCCGACGTTCCGCTTCGCCCGCAGGTTCTGCATCACTTCGCGATCACGTACCCCTCGCGCGAGTCGTGGAAGCGGCAGATTGAATTCCTCGTGAGCCGCGGCGTTGTTCCGTTTCGCCAGGTGGTGCGCGGCGCGACGCATAGCGCGCATTTGCACGATTGGGACGGCAACGAGATTGAACTGGTCTACGAGCATCCGCGTTCCGAATGGGAACACGATATCAACGCGGCCTTGAATCACGCGGTGGTTGAGCCGGTTGGGCGATGA
- a CDS encoding transcriptional regulator GcvA: MRRLPPLGALRAFEAAAKHLSFTRAAAELCVTQAAISHQIRQLEDWLGVPLFERRGHALKLTTKGEAYLPELAGALDRIAAATLRVMEPDRRPLHITVLPSFASRWLVPRLEGFRALHPDIDVRVDSSADVWAFASERFDLGIRSGLGKWTGLKADLIAHETLSPVCSPTLADGPPPIRVPADLRHARLLHDTPRQGWRRWCEAAAIEGLDVSTGASFNDASLSLQAAADGQGVALGRLVLAADDLRKGRLVQPFDIAIPNDYSYWLVYPAAALDRPGVAAFRTWLLSEAKRLNKPASIG; this comes from the coding sequence ATGCGACGCCTGCCGCCACTCGGTGCGCTGCGCGCCTTCGAGGCCGCGGCCAAGCACCTGAGCTTCACCCGTGCCGCTGCCGAACTGTGCGTGACGCAGGCGGCTATCAGTCATCAAATCCGTCAACTGGAGGACTGGTTGGGCGTCCCTCTGTTCGAGCGTCGAGGGCATGCGTTGAAGCTCACGACAAAGGGCGAGGCCTATCTTCCGGAACTGGCCGGCGCGCTCGATCGCATCGCGGCGGCCACGCTGCGTGTCATGGAGCCGGACAGGCGACCGTTACACATCACGGTGCTGCCGTCGTTTGCTTCGCGATGGCTGGTTCCGCGTCTCGAAGGATTTCGCGCGTTACATCCGGATATCGACGTGCGCGTCGATAGCTCGGCGGATGTCTGGGCGTTTGCCAGCGAGCGCTTCGATCTCGGCATTCGTTCGGGACTCGGGAAATGGACGGGCCTGAAGGCCGACCTGATCGCTCACGAAACACTGAGCCCGGTTTGCTCGCCAACGCTTGCCGATGGGCCGCCACCCATTCGCGTTCCCGCCGATTTGCGCCACGCGCGTTTGCTGCACGACACACCACGACAAGGATGGCGACGCTGGTGTGAAGCAGCAGCGATAGAGGGACTGGATGTGAGTACCGGCGCGTCGTTCAACGATGCGAGTCTCTCGTTGCAAGCGGCAGCGGACGGCCAGGGCGTCGCGCTGGGCCGCCTCGTGCTGGCGGCCGACGATCTGCGCAAAGGCCGGCTCGTACAGCCATTCGACATCGCGATCCCCAACGACTATAGCTACTGGCTCGTCTATCCGGCCGCGGCGCTAGATCGCCCTGGCGTCGCGGCTTTCCGGACCTGGTTGCTGTCGGAGGCAAAGCGGCTCAACAAGCCGGCATCGATCGGCTAG
- a CDS encoding LysE family translocator gives MIAWSIWVLFLGYTVPMVVSPGPGNTVLATTGGRYGVAGSLPFWVGFEIANVVLCVVYGMGLGNALHGHPEIQVALKWAGTAYLLYLAWGFFRSTVKSDDRDDTDSSRLHTKDGFLSVMLNPKIHSMILVMFSQFLDPAKSLLTQVGQFTVAFLLVCVVCHFPWIYGGQLILRRFRSARALRVQGWVFGVSMILVAGYVAFG, from the coding sequence ATGATTGCATGGAGCATCTGGGTTCTGTTTCTTGGCTATACCGTGCCGATGGTCGTGAGTCCGGGCCCTGGTAACACCGTTCTTGCGACTACCGGTGGCCGCTACGGTGTGGCCGGCTCGTTGCCGTTCTGGGTTGGCTTCGAGATCGCAAATGTCGTGCTGTGTGTGGTTTATGGAATGGGGCTGGGTAATGCGTTGCATGGTCACCCGGAGATACAGGTAGCGCTAAAGTGGGCTGGCACCGCTTATCTGCTGTATCTCGCGTGGGGATTTTTTCGCTCTACCGTTAAATCTGACGATCGTGACGATACGGACAGTTCGCGCTTGCACACCAAGGACGGCTTTCTATCCGTCATGCTCAATCCCAAGATTCATTCGATGATTCTTGTCATGTTTTCGCAGTTTCTGGATCCCGCGAAATCGCTTCTGACGCAGGTCGGTCAATTTACAGTGGCGTTTCTTTTGGTGTGTGTTGTGTGCCACTTTCCGTGGATATACGGCGGTCAGCTGATTCTTCGCCGGTTCAGATCGGCGCGTGCGCTGCGGGTTCAAGGGTGGGTGTTTGGTGTTTCCATGATTCTGGTGGCGGGGTATGTCGCGTTTGGGTGA